CAGCAGCGGCAGCCAGCGCACGGGCGACATCAGCCTCGGATTGACCGACGCCCCAGTGGACCATCTTGAGCGGGTCCAGTTGACCATCAATGCTGTCGGCCTGAAGCCCGCCCAACCCGGTGAAATCCGTCTCGACCTGGACGAACCGCTGGTCGTGGATGACCTGCTCGCCCTGCAGAACGGTAGCTTTCAGGCTGTTCTCCCCACGACCGAAGTCCCGGCCGGCCGCTACAACTGGATTCGCCTGTATGTTCAGGCCGGCACTGACCATACCTACGTGGTGGATGATCAGGGCGGCCAGCACCCGCTCTACTTGCCGGGGCAACAGAGCGGCAACGATCAGGAGCGTCACCTGCAACTGGTCAGTGGCTTCCAGGTGCCGGTCGACGGAGAAATCAATCTGATGCTGGATGTCGACCTGCGCCGCGCCATCACTCGCCCGCAAAGCGGTAACCACTACCTGCTGCGGCCCGCCATGCGTCTGCTGGACCTGAGCGAAACCGGCACGATCATCGGCAGTGTGGCTGATGCCCTGATCACGGCCGAAGAATGTACTGCGGATCCGAATACCGGCGCCGGTAATGTCGTTTACCTCTACGAAGGCTCAGACCGCACGCCGGGTGACATTCATGTCGATGAGCAAGGTGAGCCCTTGTCGCCTGACAGCCCGCTGGCTACCGCCAATGTCCGTCAGGACGCAGGGATCTGGCAGTTCACCCTGGATTTCGTGCCCGCCGGGGACTACACCGTGGCTTTTTCCTGCCAGGGACTGGATGACGATCCCCAGCAGGAAGACGATATCGTGTTTGCGGATAGCGTGAATGTCAGTGTGGCCGTTGAGGAAGAGAGTGTCGTTTCGTTTGAATGAGCGTAATCGCATGGCGGCGCATAGCGCCGCGAGGTAGTGGGAGAGAAGCGTCTCGCATGGGGGCGTAGCCACACGGGTTTCGCCGCACTGCGGCGAGTGTGGCGGAGCGCCGCCGGGCTGTGCCCGGTGGCCGGGCCTACGGAGTGGGACGGTGGTTGTCGGGCGGTGCGGTGGTGCGCTGGATGTTGGGCAGACCTACTTGGGTCGCGAGCATGCTCGCGATCGCTACGCGACGCCGGTGGCGCCCCCGCCTGGCACCTGCGGTGCATCGGCGGTCACATGGCGGCGCTTGCGCCGCGAGGTAGTGGGAGGAGGACTTCGATCCTAAAAATGAAAAACCCCCGACGCGGAGCGGCGGGGGTCTTTCATTTTTAG
This region of Isoalcanivorax indicus genomic DNA includes:
- a CDS encoding DUF4382 domain-containing protein, with amino-acid sequence MLSFRALVLGAAITGLAACGGSSGSQRTGDISLGLTDAPVDHLERVQLTINAVGLKPAQPGEIRLDLDEPLVVDDLLALQNGSFQAVLPTTEVPAGRYNWIRLYVQAGTDHTYVVDDQGGQHPLYLPGQQSGNDQERHLQLVSGFQVPVDGEINLMLDVDLRRAITRPQSGNHYLLRPAMRLLDLSETGTIIGSVADALITAEECTADPNTGAGNVVYLYEGSDRTPGDIHVDEQGEPLSPDSPLATANVRQDAGIWQFTLDFVPAGDYTVAFSCQGLDDDPQQEDDIVFADSVNVSVAVEEESVVSFE